A segment of the Lycium ferocissimum isolate CSIRO_LF1 chromosome 5, AGI_CSIRO_Lferr_CH_V1, whole genome shotgun sequence genome:
AGACAAGATCGATCATATATGGGACATCGTCTTGGTAAGAAAATTAGTAAACTGATGAAgcttttaatcttctttatttttttatggattgacaattatattatatatgatcCTAAACGTAGCTACAAATATTCTGTAGCTATATATGCACTATATTTGTAGTTTAGGatcatatataatcatatatttgtaggAAACGACGGGAAGAAAAAATCCAACTGATGGTTGCAGCTCATCAAAACCGACAATCCCGACAATCAGATGATGCAAATCTAACTGTAAGtagctaatatatatattttttaattactaatccaGTAAATTTGTGATTTCTTTAAAATGATATTAATATTTAcactaaaatttaatttttaagaaGAATACTTTATTgtatcattttcttatttttttaattattctgCGGCTTATCGAGGAGTTACAGAAGCATCAAAATCGATGGGAcatgaataattattttttctcttgtaAAAGTATATTGATATGTTTGAATAAAGTGATGTTTCACTATTTTGAATGATATTGTTGAACCATTattatgctttttttttctttttctaatatATTGCCTTTATTAAACAATTGAAGATATTCTGCTACAATATTGTTTATAACTTTTATGCCAAAATTGAATTCTCAGCTACATTATATGGCTAACAATGTTGGTGGCAAATTTTTCAGTTAGTAACTCTGCAATTTTTGAAttcctataaaaaaaaatgaattcatagctaaacatacataaaatttCCACGCAAATGAGAACATGGACATGTATTTATTTCCATAGCAAAAAAGTATGGATTTTTAGCTATGAACTTTTGAATTCGTAGCTAGACAAATACTCTTATAATTGCCACGTATCAAGAACATGGctataaattttgaatttctgTAGCAAATGAAGATTCTTTTTAGCTACAATGCAATTTATTTCATGGCTAAAGACATGGATTCTTAGTTGTAATAAGGAATTATTTGTAGCAAATACCTTAATTCACAGCTATGAATTTTTTAATTCGTAACTAAATATGAGTACTATTGCCACGAAACTAAGCTATGGAAATAGCCATAAAATTTGAGTTTCATGGCAAACAAATTAAATCTTTTGCTACAATACTAGACCTTGTGGCTACAATATGAAGATAACTACAAATTTTATTAGTCGTGGCTAAAGAATAAAATCACTTgctataagtatatttttcgtGGCAGAAATGTTCTGCCATCACagctacaacacaaaaaaaactCGTGGCAATAAGTACATGTCCTTAGCCACGGACCATGTAAAGTTTGTAGCTAACTTTTAGCTACGCTACATTTTGCTACGAATGCTAcggaaaaaaaatttgtagcTAAAGAGTTTAGCCAcggaattttttatatttagctacAATGTATTTTGTAGCAATATATGCCTTGTGTTGTAGTGTAATAATGGTTAAGTGATAGTTGTAAATATtcaatcacatatcatacatccattgatttggtgtaaacacccgGTGCGGGTAAGTTTTTACCTTGCGTACACACTTACGCCGACTACAAAGGGTACGAACAAggcgcacataattttttttagccgCCGGGTTAAAAATGTAAACTTCTCATTATATTTGGAGAATCAAACAATTCTTCTTTAGCTAGAGCCCGTTTGCCTAGATGactttataaataagcagttaggTACTGAATAAAAGTCCATTTTCCCCGTTATAATAACTGAAATACCCTTAAAGTTACTAACTCTCAAAATAAGCTTATTACTGAAATATTTCTAACTTTAAATGTAATTTAAATCAACAATCGATTAAtaagattattatttttaataagtgAAAACAAGTAGGATCCTAGTAAATAATAGTGCTTTTATGATAGATTAAAGGGGCCAGGGTAATCCAgttgtcacaaaaaaaaaaaaagttataatgTGACAACAGTTTAGTTTCATTTCACTTTTAAATTATGTGCTTGTAATATTATTCTAAGACATATAGTACTCGAAAAGAAGCATGTTATGAGTTGATTTATTCCACTTTGTTCTAAATCTTGGCTGCTTTCATGAAAACAACATTTGGTGCTAACCAGATGCTCCGCCATCATTATCCCATTatccatatatatttttgctcattacttaattaatttattattacaacttaattatttaatttatattcaaaaatcaTCCGCTCATGCATGAACATATGTGTCTTTTTGTAATGGGAATTTTTTCGTTCGATAAAACTTATTTGCGTGTATTTATACCAAATCAACAAATAcataatactatatatatacacatatatttctattaattaatcctaattaattaacacatatttttattgtattaaatcacttaattatgataaattctggTCCTCCATCATTATCCCATTACTATTATCTCATTATCCATGCACATATTTTCTCATCACTAATTAACTCATTATTTCcacttatttttcatatatattattataatataaaaGAACAAGATGTCTAATCATGTTTTGACACAGAGTGTGTCTTATCTTTTTTGTGGCCCGCATTCCTAATACAGCAAAggctaaataaaaaaatgaccaaaaaaatAGATCATGATGATGAAGTGGGATATATGTTAATTAATCTAACGCATTAATATATGTTTAGAATGTTTTAATGGTAGGAGAGAATTAGTTGAACTTTCTAATCTGCCGGTTGTTGGGGGCATGTTAGTCAATAGTTATTGTCAAAGCTTTTTTGTCTACTATAGTTTATTTATAAGTAAATTTACAATAAATTGATAGTGCTACTTTTCAAACGATAGCACGCAAGAAAATCTCCTACTCAATTTACGTGTATTATTTACCAATCTAATTTTTTTGGATATGCTGAATTTGTTTGTCCAATTCGAGAATCAGCTTGCTCTTTTATATAATTAGCAATAGTGTTTCTATCAGTTTGAGCACATATCAGACTATTTTCAGGTATCAACTATCTTTACTAGCACATATATCAGGTAGTTTTTGTCCACTAAAGCAGCTAGAAAGAAATCAATTAACTATGATCCATATACGTCATTTAATCTATGAAATGTAGAAACATATAACCCAAATATACTTGAAAATAGCAGagatttagggtgtgtttggtacattttcctagaaaataagcgacttttacttattttttagtgtttggtaagtaaacaaaaaatattgttCCAAGAACATCTATATATAATTTGGTCAAACATTATAGGGAGTGGGAAGTAGGGGTTGGGAGTTGAGGAGCAGGGGGTGTGAGGTGGAGTGGGGAGTGGGAGTTAGGGGTGGGGATCGGGTGGAGTTTTGGGTCGCGGAAAAGAGACAATTAACTGGAAATGTcacttgtggaacttgttttctcTATTACTGGTAGGAaagtcattttatttattttaagaaacttatttttctattgcaaatattttttaaaccaTTTTAACTTACCAAAAATGAGAATTATAAATGTTTTCCCTCATATCAAACACGCAATATAAAAATGGAGTAATATCCATTATTGATTCTTGATAGATTGGGCAATTTGGTACGCTACTAAATAACACTAATCATTATCCATATAAAGCACAAATGATCATTTACTCTGAACTTATGTATTCCTCTCTGCTTTTTTATAATATAGTATTCACTTTTGCACGAAAATTTAACTAAAATACAAGAAAAGTggaaaacaaaattgaaaaggTACAAACAACAGGAAGCatctattcttttttctttccttctattCTTTAGGTCCAAAGGGCAATTATAGAGGCAACAACCTCAAGGTGACACCTCATCCCATCATCCATGGTACAAAAATAAATGTAGTAATATTATTCTCCAACTTTTGCTATAACAATTATGAGTCATCAGTAGGATTAGGTCCCATAGCTTTACTACTTTTGCAATATTATTCACTAGTACGAAATActttaataataaatttaattgtGTAAAGTAACCTAAGTCATCATAATTGTGAGAATATTTTTGGTTGGGATTTGTTGTTTGCTTTAGTGGCAGCTAGAAAGCATTTATATACAGGAAAGGAAAGAGTGGGTAAGGTTAAAAGGTAGAAAAAAGATGCCTCCCTATTAGTACTATTTTTTCCTTTGAAGGTAGAGGTGAATCTACTTTAGTTGATATGGCTTGTGCAATGGTACTAGAATCATATTCTTTACTTAAAATTTTATCAAAGAATTTGACACTGAGATTCTATTATggaagaattttctttaagttccAAGTTTATGTGAAATGGTATCAATTTGACATCACCAAACACCCTTTATGGGGAAAGTTCAAAAGAGAGAGCCTATACACCCCAACCAAAAGGTCAAATATTTTGTGTCATGTGAAAGagacatgattttcctcttcaaAGATTATGTTAAATGATTTCAAATCTCGCTTTCTTTTGGGATAACAATAGTATCTAGATAAGCTTGCGTGAATCTCAACTATTTTGTCAATTACATTATGAACATCATGTAAGCATCTCGACTATTGCGTCGATTACATGTCGAACAACTTACATGCATCTCGACTATTCCGTCGTTTACTTTCTGAACAACTTGTGTGCACCTCCGCTATATCGTTGATTACTTGTTGAACAACTTGCATGCACTTCAACTATTCCGCTCATTACTTGCTACCGCTCACTAGTATAAGTTTTGCATAACTTAATTGTAGCTCGACTATTTCGCCTATTACTTGCTACCTCTCACTAGTATAAGTTTTTCATAACTTTGTTCATCGAGACTTGGACAAATGCCCCTATTTGAATTAAgtataccataatcaagagtGATCTCATGTAAAGAAACAAAGGCTAGCTTGACACAAATTATTTCCTCTAGTAAGAAAATTGAGGGCTGTACTTTTTTGTCTCATGAAGTAAGATAGAATTTACCTTCCCCTCACATGTACATGATAAGTAACTCTACTATTAAGTACTACTAATACTATTGTCTAACACCCCAAAAAACTCTTTGGGTTGCACTACAAACTATAGCCTAAGTCATAGTACAAAGTTAGACTATGATTCTCCAATTAAAGATTTAATTAAGTAGATATAAGTACAGAGGAGATCTCTATGTGTTTTTTATGGTTTCCCACTCGGCGTTCGGTATCCGTATTGGTGCCCCAACTTATCTGGATTCGCAGAGAAGCGCTTCCTACCAAGATTTTGATATCAGGCAAAAACTTTGTTGAAATTTCCAGGATGTCCTGCAAAATGGACCATCTCCTCAGCTAATTCTTCTACTAATAACCTAAAGATTGAAACTTCAACTTCCATTGCAGTTTCTTCCCTTTGTGCTTGAAATTTTTTCCAGTCATCAAACTCGGTTTTCAAAGCTGATTCGACCATCATGTCGATAGTGTCTGATCTTACATGTTGCCATGACTCTAACCTCTTGCATACTCTTCCATAGACTACTTCTTCCCTATTGTTCAAGCTGTTAGTCTCGGTCTTCTCCTCGGATATCAAGTCCGAGACTAGCCTTTTCATGTCGAAAGGGATTGTCACTTCGCTTGCAAACGTGTCATAATCCCGGTCTCTGTATGATAACAccgaatcatcatcatcatcgtcgccttcttcttcttcttcttcgagCATCAGTTTCTCGAGTTCAATAGGATCCAACTCTGCTAGTTTTTCGAACCTACGAAGCTTGTACAAAAGCTGTTGCTGTGCTCCTGTTATCAATGCAGGGCAATCAACATAAGTTCTCACTCATCTTCAACAATCTCAGATTTTTTCACGAGAAAATCCAATTGGAAATTTTCACTAAgaagattcaaaatataaagaagtaaacatatgaaaaagcCAAAGGGATACATCTACTATAAATacgtagaaaataattttaacctcgTACATAATGTGCAATTTTTCGACGAAGGGGGTTCTGTTACCACCTTCCGATACCCTATCTCCATCCATgccaaaaataataacaatctttgttctttctaactcttcaaaaatgtcaatGGGTGCGTGTCAGACCATCCCGAAATAGTGTATTTTTGGAAGATCCAATACAGGTGAGacaacattttttaaaagtctCAGCAACATAGGAACAAATGAAAGTAACTACTTTTACTCCTTTGTGAGTTTTAGCTATCTCTGTCACATTTCACTAGTATTTATTGTGACTGTCCCAAAAATAGTAGAAAAATGGCATCTTATGTTATACCTATAAATGTAATTTTCAACTATGAACAAATGGTAAAGAGGGAATACTTGAAAACAACATTAAAGACCCTACTAAATGTACCCTTATCATTTAATCAGGTCCCTGAATCATACAGTCTGAAGAAAAACACTGAAAAGGGCAGAGCCCAAAATTAGCAAATGtttttgaaattcaagaagtttgatAGTTTCTTCTCAGAGTTCAATAAATTGAAGAGAGGACAAGCTTATCAATTAGGTGAAAACCCCCACCTGTACTAAATGTGGGTCATCATGCAATTAATAAAAGATTTAAGTCATATACACGGacaacgtaaaaaaaaaaaaaaaatcgcaataCAATATAGTTTAACCTCTTACATTATGTTAATTATCATTTTTACCAAGTTACAGATTAGCGTTTTTCATAGAGATTTACCTGTAGTTACATAATTACGACatgattgtgtaaatatttttcacaTCATCAGGGCACTAATTGTGTATGGACAACATGAGGTCACATTAACAGAAATGATGTACAAGACTTACCATCAAACCAAAGTAATATGTCATGTTAATGTACAACACACGCACATACAAATCTTTTTATCAAGATTGAAACTTCTTATGGATCCCACGTGAAATAATTCAGCATATATCAAAGTCAGCATTATCAAGTTGGTTATGACCTTACAATTATAGTattaatatccaaccaaacatgTCCTTTGAGAAATCAGCATTTCCATAACTACTGATGATGACTTCACAACCAGCAAGATACTACTAACTAGTATTGATACAACTTAATATACAATATCATCGTATCAGCTATATGAATTTTCACTGACTTATCACAAATTATAATCATTTATCGCACATAAGTATTCAAAATAAGTTCGAAGAAATGATTTACGTACTCTGTACAAGTGCATAGTTGCATTCACTACCACAATCATCGTCTTCCTCATCCTCATCCTCATACTCATATTCGCCTTCATGTCCATCATCATCAAACGGAGGATCCAAGACAGAAACCGGGCTGCATTGTTCTTTCTCATCTTCTTCTTGTTCAACATTTGCCAAACCTTCATAGTTTTTGTCTTTGTCCTAAACACAAGAAATACAATTATTAAGTACAAACATATAATAAGCTACATATCAAGAAAGATGTAGTATTTTTCTAATTTGATGGAATGTTGTACTATTAGGCCATGGATTATATGATGCTGACTGCTAATGTTTGTtccataaactttaaattttgacAATTATAATACTCTCTCGGCTCCAAGTTACATGACATACTTtctctttttagtctgtcccaaaacgAATGTCATACTTTTactttagaaacaatttaacttagAAACTATTAAAATTGCAAATTTTTGACGGACATCCCGCCGGAAATTGCCTCGTCGTTAAAGGATTTCTGACAGAAAGGCTGTAACAAACGTTTTCGGTGAGCAAATTTCTGACGGATAATCTATAGGAAATTCGCTTTTTAAGTAGTAAAACTTATAGTTCACATAAATGTTTATAACTTGTTTtaaatcataatttaaaaaacaaaaaaaactattttcttaaacttcatgttCAATCAAAGGCCACAACATAAATTGGTATCGAAGGAATATGGAAAAGAGTGGTGTAGGAATTAAGATATTATCAATTGGatccaaatgaaaaaaaaaacaaaaaaaaattggttttgtCCTATTATGAAAAATTGtgtctttttttatatttctttagaCAAGGTCcattaaaaaaagattttggtGGCAGAAGCGTGATAAAAAAGGTACAACTATCAAACAAATAGAAAGCTCCAGTCATATAGAAAAACAATGACAAATTTCACCCCTAAtaaaattgtttgattattaaaatgacaaaaatttCAATggccatttttgtcatttaatATCGACAATCCGGCCACCGAATCAGACCAACGAGATTCTTTTGCCGACACGTAAAAACCAGGTCAAACTCAGTCacctaagagcctgtttggatggactTAGAAGCAGTAgctttataagccaaaaaaataagttgggtagctcaacttatttttttactataaattacttttttagataaaaaaataatgtttcAATGAGTAGCCgcaattattttttgagcttattttaggcataaaatagttttaaagtggaccaaacactcaaaaaagctgaaagctgttttcagcaacttataagcccatccaaacgggctctaagtaaCTAGTTGACTCATTTTGAgacacaacaaaaaaaaaaaaaaaaaaaaaaagtaacaaaaGATTTACCAGGCTGTTTGTATCAAAAcagatactccctctgtttcaatttatatgaattcaTTTGATCTAGCGACGTTTAAGAAAGAGaaaacttttaaacttgtggtttaaaataagcgcttgaaaatttgtgtatttgtaaatcattcataaagtgaatttgtttccaaattaagaaagaggtcattcattttgacacggactgaaaaggaaataggttcaaataaattgaaatagaaggagtattataatataattttctgtgacaaattaaagtaaaaataataataataataataataataatagtagtagtattaataataataatagtagtagtattaATTAACAACATTAAATAGTAAGAACtacaatttttttagaaaaagctTATGATATATTATATACACTTAAAAAGATTTAATGTTGCAATTAAACAAGTTATAACAGATTACTAAGCATGATAGGCGCAATTAACTATAGTTACATTTTAGTGGAAAATTTACATTATTTAGCTTTTGACAAGACACTGAAAAAGTAGAATGACAAATGACAAACCTTTCTCGTATCAAATCAGATAATATAAGTTTCCACCAAAAACTTAAAAAGTGAACATTAAATGGTAAGAACTTATGATTAATATATAGAACAAAGTTATAACTTATGAATCAgagtaaaaagaaaagaaagtcatatgaatcgaaATAATATCGCAAATTAACATGTTAAAAGTTAAATCCAGTTAATTATAGTTGCATTTTAGTGAAAATTCTTCCAAGTTACCAATTATATACCATTTTAGAGAAATATCATTCAGTAACCGATGGATATGTATTATGTTTGGTTTGGTTaggttttaataattaaaaaccgactaaattgctTTAATTTTGGTTCCAACTAAAAACCGACCCAAACGGACGCATGAACACGCCCTACTGACAAAACAGAGACAGAAAAAGACAAACCTCCTTATGGTGAACTGGAGATGCTACCGGCGATGCAAAATCTGGCGTCCGGCAACCCGTCAACGATGGACATTTCTGAAGAGAAAATCTAAATGGGCTTAAAGGACTTGAAAGATATTTGTCAAAATCACCACTAACAAGCTCCTCAATTTCCTCATTATCAGACAAACAACTACTTGAAGTCTCAAAATCTAtggatttttcttcttcattactTTCTGACCAACCAGCACTACTGAGCCTACTATTATTACAAGAAGTACAAGACCCACTTCTCAAGTGTTCATCACAAACTTCTTCACGTCTTCCCACGAAAACTTCATGTTTAATAATTTCACGTTTCTTGCCACTATTACTGCTCttgattttcttcaaaatcgaCCCGAATAAACCGAACCCCGACTGGGTTTTCTTCGGGTTTTTCTGAATCCGCATTGCGGCTTCCAGCAGCAGAGGCCCGGCCCGAAATACTTTTCGGGCCGGGCTTTTTGATGCTGCTGCTAGGCCCGGAGAGGGGGAGGGGAGGAAGGCTTTTCGGGCCGGGCTTGGTGAATCTTGAAACGAGAAAAAACAAGCGTGTTTGCATAATGAtgtagtattgttgttgtttggtttttgttttttcaatgGTTGTAATGAATATTTGGAAGGGATTTTGTTATCGAGTTTCTTGAGCTGAAGACGTCTATCAGCAATGTAATGTTTAAGTTGAAATGGTTCTTGATCTTCTTTTAGAAGCTCATGTAAATGCTTTTGTTGTTGTGCCATTATAGAGAAGGGAGAAAGCTATGACCAAGACCTTAATTCTACAAGTTTTGTAGATTTTTCGAATGAGGTTTTTGTTGAAGAGTTTTCAACAAAGAGATTTTCGAGTTGGAGGTGTAGTGGGGATTGTATTGTATGTGGGATTTGAAAAGTGGGGAAGTTGTGTACATATAGTTAGAGACTCGAGAAAAAAAAGAGACCTATGATGGGGCATAGAGACCATACATAATTTAAAGTTTACTCAGTTATTACATCAATTTTAAATTAGTACAATAATATCTGGTGCTATTTGACTAAgcagaaaatttaagaaataaattaatttttttcaaatttgtggTTCAATAcaagttttaaatatttatatggttgtaaaagagaaattttaaaattaaataatttataaatatataaagtgaCACTCTTATTGagacagattaaaaaaaaaaaaaaagtgtggcaCATATTGAGATAGAGAGAGTAACTGAATGCACgatcaaatatttatagatatattGAATTATATTCTTCTCATTTATGTGAAGGTATTACTTTACGTCTTATTTGGAATAGGATGGGACAACTTTTAAGATAATTCCGATATTGGATATTGAAGAACTGATGGATTGCAACAATTTTTCCTTgattataataattttaaaatgtttGAATCTATTATATTGATTAATAGTGCTTTTCATGTAGtgtttaaatatgtaaattttattgtaaaaattttaagaatttatagttaaaataaatattttgaccCTTACTAACtctttcacataaattggaaagaaagagtaatattttttatatgtacACATAATCTGGGCAAAAATTACAGAACTAGGGTGGGGGTAAGGGGTGGGGAGAGCGGGGTAAGGGGAGTTTTTGAGGAAAGAATAAGGAGACTTCCTGATTCAAATCTGGAGTGTTTACAAGATCGAGGCAAAGGTGGAtgataaatacataaataattacacataaaaaacatgaaataattggTATTGTAAACAAATTATATACTACTCcctcgtttcaatttatgtgaatctattttctttttagtccgtgtcaaaatgaatgacatcttttctaatttggaaacaaaatcactttatgaaatgattttcagccacacaaatatttaagacttattttgaatcacaagttttaaaagtcttcactctttcttaaatgtcatgTCCGgcaatgggttcacataaattgaaacggagagagtataaTATGGTAACTGAGGTGGAACAGTAGATGTGTAGGACTGTGGGGTTTGTAGTAATAGTGTACCACAATCAGCAGGCAAATCTTTTGTCTTAGATGATCTTTACTTTAGCTGATGAATAGAAGGAGGCTAAAAACAACTTAAGAAGGATGGTGCCACTTGCCTGTGCCACAACAAATTGTCTCATTCTGGAACTTTACTTACATAATTGTGTGTCTCTTATGTCTATAGGTGGAGTAGAGAGAGTGGCTGTGAGTCAATAGGTTGTTTGGGTTGGGGTGGTTAGTAATGGATGAGGTAAAAGTGAAATGTTTTATCCACATGGTAGAAGGCAGCCTTTAAATAAGAGTGGCATAATTTATTAGTTTTGATTCAAATTATATGTGTggtaaaaattcattaaatagaTATAAAAGTTAAACTAAGGACTCCATTATTAGCCTTTGAGATCGTAATTCTAAAATTCAAAACACGATATTCAACTATTGAATTCGTCTCGCATCACACAACAGTTTGGGAGGAGATGAGGTTTTGACGAGATCTCTTCAATTTGAACTTAACATCTTAATTTGATTACTCATGAGTGAAATTTTTCGATAAAGAAATCTTATCTCAATCAATATGGTGGAGATATTATCCTTCCATTCTTAATCAGACGTTACAGGTTGTTTGGAAGTAGAGAAATTTCTGCTAAAAATTGTTTAAATCCTACTTAtgtgaatttgaattagttaaaTCTGTAAGTTCTGAATATCAGATCATTATATTCAAAAAAGAATCTCCTCAATAATTTACTTGATATGAATCTAAATTGATCAAGTCAGTTAGTGCTGAAggatgaaaagaaagaaaattacaaAAGCTATTTGtagggaaaaggaaaataaaacaaaaggcAGTAGAGCTGGCAAGCAAAGGAAGACAACCAGTCACAGAATAGCCGAGAAGAGCGCTGAGAGGGCATTTGTGGACCAATTACAATTGCTTGTAGCTTTGACACCTTTCCTTCTATAACCAGCATTATATATTTGAGGTTTTGTGTCTTTTATAAAGTTACCATGGTCCATTGTGTTTTTTTGTTTCCTACACGTTTGATATTCGTATTAGAGTCCGGTCATATTTAAATTGCGCACCACGGGGCCTACTTTGGAGGAGCGTTCCcaacatgattttcttcattCTCACCCGAGACCTCTAATTAAGGATGAAAAGACTCCGACCATTCTATCCATGTTGATACCATGGTCCAATGGTTATTGAAGTTTTCCCTTATAAATACTAATATATGTAGAATAATATTTTCATAGCgtaaagaaaatttatactattaaGTTACATTTAACTATTGTATTAGGTgacatttttacttttaaaattataaatcattttttattaaaagttattatgtatttattgtTTAGATaacttataatataaaaaacAGATGTTAGATCATCGACATATATAAGTTagactttatttttttaatgtgtCAGACTGGAGCAAACAAAGGCGGATCTAAGATTTAAAACTCTTGGGGTTtaaccttttaaattttttagcattgaaccattatatttctaaagttatgggCTCATATCTGCTATTTATTgtaaatttagtaaatttttacatataaatttgtaAACCGCATCGAAAGTTT
Coding sequences within it:
- the LOC132057432 gene encoding uncharacterized protein LOC132057432 isoform X2; this encodes MAQQQKHLHELLKEDQEPFQLKHYIADRRLQLKKLDNKIPSKYSLQPLKKQKPNNNNTTSLCKHACFFSFQDSPSPARKAFLPSPSPGLAAASKSPARKVFRAGPLLLEAAMRIQKNPKKTQSGFGLFGSILKKIKSSNSGKKREIIKHEVFVGRREEVCDEHLRSGSCTSCNNSRLSSAGWSESNEEEKSIDFETSSSCLSDNEEIEELVSGDFDKYLSSPLSPFRFSLQKCPSLTGCRTPDFASPVASPVHHKEVYKNYEGLANVEQEEDEKEQCSPVSVLDPPFDDDGHEGEYEYEDEDEEDDDCGSECNYALVQRAQQQLLYKLRRFEKLAELDPIELEKLMLEEEEEEGDDDDDDSVLSYRDRDYDTFASEVTIPFDMKRLVSDLISEEKTETNSLNNREEVVYGRVCKRLESWQHVRSDTIDMMVESALKTEFDDWKKFQAQREETAMEVEVSIFRLLVEELAEEMVHFAGHPGNFNKVFA
- the LOC132057432 gene encoding uncharacterized protein LOC132057432 isoform X1, with translation MAQQQKHLHELLKEDQEPFQLKHYIADRRLQLKKLDNKIPSKYSLQPLKKQKPNNNNTTSLCKHACFFSFQDSPSPARKAFLPSPSPGLAAASKSPARKVFRAGPLLLEAAMRIQKNPKKTQSGFGLFGSILKKIKSSNSGKKREIIKHEVFVGRREEVCDEHLRSGSCTSCNNSRLSSAGWSESNEEEKSIDFETSSSCLSDNEEIEELVSGDFDKYLSSPLSPFRFSLQKCPSLTGCRTPDFASPVASPVHHKEDKDKNYEGLANVEQEEDEKEQCSPVSVLDPPFDDDGHEGEYEYEDEDEEDDDCGSECNYALVQRAQQQLLYKLRRFEKLAELDPIELEKLMLEEEEEEGDDDDDDSVLSYRDRDYDTFASEVTIPFDMKRLVSDLISEEKTETNSLNNREEVVYGRVCKRLESWQHVRSDTIDMMVESALKTEFDDWKKFQAQREETAMEVEVSIFRLLVEELAEEMVHFAGHPGNFNKVFA